AATGCCACCATCTACCTCAAGGCGAATGTGACGACCAGTTTCTTGTCGATGACGATCGAGTCGCGCACGCACCTGTGCAATCTTACTGAGAGTGCTTGGAATAAATGACTGACCACCAAAACCTGGATTCACTGACATTAGTAAAACTAGGTCGAGCAATTCCAGGGTGTGATCTAAGTGATGTAAGGGCGTCGCAGGATTTAGCACTAAGCCTGCTTGACAGCCTTGATCACGAATCAAATTAATGGTGCGATCCACATGAGGGCTTGCCTCTGGGTGAAAGCTAATGAGGTTTGCCCCAGCCTTTGCGAAGTCCGGAATCAGGCGATCTACTGGCTCCACCATGAGGTGCACATCGATCATGGCTGGTTTGCCATTCTTTGTTGCATGTGGGCGAATCGCCTCACATACCAATGGGCCAATTGTCAGATTGGGGACGTAATGGTTGTCCATCACATCAAAGTGAATCCAGTCGGCGCCCGCCAAGAGAACATCTTGGACTTCTTTGCCGAGGCAGGCAAAGTCAGCCGACAAAATGGAGGGGGCGATAACAAACTGGCTATTTGAGGGTGATTTCTGGCTATCCATCCCTAGATTCTAGCTTGCAGTTGGCCTTAGGATGGAGCAGAATTCGAGCATGAATCCTCATGAAATCAGCATTACGGTCAAAACCCAGTATTTGCCCGACCAGTCTGACCCCGATAACCGCCAGTTTGCGTTTGCCTATACCGTCACCATTAGAAATACTGGTACGGCTAGCATTCAGTTGATTGCACGCCATTGGTTTATCACTGATGGGGACAATGATGTCCAGGAAGTCCGTGGCCTGGGGGTGGTAGGGCAACAGCCTCTTTTAAGGGCGGGTGAGCAGTTTGAGTACACCAGCTGGGCTACTTTACCAACGCCAGCAGGAACCATGCGTGGAGAGTACTTCTGCGTTACTGAGGAGGCTCAGTTTTTCCAGGCCCCAATCCCTGAATTTGCCTTGGTAATGCCTAGAACCTTGCACTAGGTCCCCAAAGCGCTATTTTTTACCCTTACCGGTCCAAAGGACAATGAATAGTAGAAGGGCTAAAGCAATACCCCCCTCAACGGCAAACAAGATCATGGGGTATTCATCGAGTAAATTGGCAATCATGATTTCTATATCCAAATTAATAGGTCGCGAGACTGCTTCGCGGATTCTTGTCTGCAGTGTATTCGCTATCAGCATTGCTAGCTTATTAACTGCTTGTTCTACGCCTTCCACCCGCGGCTCCGGTTACCGCTCTAGCGGAAGCGCCCCATCTTCCTATAGCTCCCCGATCGCCAGCTTTCGATCAGTCTCATGGCAAGACTTGCCGGGTTGGCAGGAGGATGATTTAAGCCAGGCTTGGCCTGCTTGGCTCAAGAGTTGTGATGCCCTGCGCAAGCGCAATAGTGACATTAATTGGCGCCAAGTATGTGCTCAAGCTGCTCATGTTTCAGCTCGTGATGGCCGTGCAATTCGCCAATATTTTGAGGGGAATTTTCAGGCGTATGAGGTGCGTAATAGCGCTACAGGCAATGAATCTGGGTTGATCACGGGTTATTACGAGCCGGTCATGAATGGCTCCCAGACCCGTACAGCGAATTACACGGTTCCCTTGTATGGTCTGCCAAATGCTTGGAAAGGCGCCAAACCAAGCCCGGCACCCTCACGTGCAGAGCTCATGAGCTCTGGAGTGCTGCGCGGCTCCGAAATTGCCTGGGTGCAAGATCCTGTGGCCGCTGCCTTTATGCAAATCCAAGGCTCTGGAAAAATTCGCTTAGAAGATGGGCGCGTATTGCGACTCGGCTATGCGGGCACCAATGATCAGCCATTTAAGTCGTTTGCACAGTGGCTTCTAGACCGTAAAGAAATTACTCGCAGTCAGGCGACCATGCAAGGCATTAGTGCGTGGGCTAAAAGTAATCCAGGCCGAGTAGAAGAAATGTTAAATGCCAACCCTCGCTTTGTATTTTTTAAAGAGCTACCAAGCAATGTCAGTGCTGATCTAGGTCCGAATGGCGCTTTAGGGGTGCCCTTAACTACTGAGCGCAGCATTGCTATTGATCTGAAAGCCATGCCTTTAGGCGCCCCAGTATTTTTGAGTACAACTAAGCCCTTGAGTAGCCAGCCATTACAGAGGCTGGTGATGGCGCAAGATACTGGCAAAGCCATTGTAGGTGGGGTGCGGGCGGATTACTATTGGGGATCAGGGGATTCTGCAGGTGAATTGGCCGGACGCATGAAGCAAGATGGCAAGATGTGGTTATTGTTGCCGCGCTAAATAAATATATTTTTGAAAGAGATCGATGACTTACAACACCATATTGACTGAAGTAGATGGCAAAGTTGCTGTCATTACTCTCAATCGCCCTCAGGTATTAAATGCCCTGAATGATGAGTTAATGGATGAGTTAGGCGCAGCACTATTAAGCTTTGATGCTGATGACAATATTGGCTGCATCATTGTTACGGGCAGTGAAAAAGCATTTGCTGCTGGTGCAGATATTGCAACGATGGCTAAGTATGGTTTTGCTGATGTTTATCGCGGTGACTTCATTTCTCGCAATTGGGAAGAGATAAAAAAAGTGCGCAAGCCAGTCATTGCGGCGGTATCTGGTTATGCTCTTGGCGGCGGATGTGAGTTGGCGATGATGTGTGACACCATCATGGCCGCTGACAGTGCTAAGTTT
The window above is part of the beta proteobacterium CB genome. Proteins encoded here:
- a CDS encoding Ribulose-phosphate 3-epimerase; protein product: MDSQKSPSNSQFVIAPSILSADFACLGKEVQDVLLAGADWIHFDVMDNHYVPNLTIGPLVCEAIRPHATKNGKPAMIDVHLMVEPVDRLIPDFAKAGANLISFHPEASPHVDRTINLIRDQGCQAGLVLNPATPLHHLDHTLELLDLVLLMSVNPGFGGQSFIPSTLSKIAQVRARLDRHRQETGRHIRLEVDGGIKVDNIAEVAKAGADTFVAGSAIFGKENYAEVIKAMRAELATSGKA
- the apaG gene encoding ApaG: MNPHEISITVKTQYLPDQSDPDNRQFAFAYTVTIRNTGTASIQLIARHWFITDGDNDVQEVRGLGVVGQQPLLRAGEQFEYTSWATLPTPAGTMRGEYFCVTEEAQFFQAPIPEFALVMPRTLH
- a CDS encoding MltA domain protein — encoded protein: MISISKLIGRETASRILVCSVFAISIASLLTACSTPSTRGSGYRSSGSAPSSYSSPIASFRSVSWQDLPGWQEDDLSQAWPAWLKSCDALRKRNSDINWRQVCAQAAHVSARDGRAIRQYFEGNFQAYEVRNSATGNESGLITGYYEPVMNGSQTRTANYTVPLYGLPNAWKGAKPSPAPSRAELMSSGVLRGSEIAWVQDPVAAAFMQIQGSGKIRLEDGRVLRLGYAGTNDQPFKSFAQWLLDRKEITRSQATMQGISAWAKSNPGRVEEMLNANPRFVFFKELPSNVSADLGPNGALGVPLTTERSIAIDLKAMPLGAPVFLSTTKPLSSQPLQRLVMAQDTGKAIVGGVRADYYWGSGDSAGELAGRMKQDGKMWLLLPR